The Hippocampus zosterae strain Florida chromosome 10, ASM2543408v3, whole genome shotgun sequence genome contains the following window.
TgcaccatcatttttttgttagaATTTTGTAAAGGTTTCACAGTTCATCGCAATTAGATAATTTTCTAAGAATCGTATCTCTTATGTGGTCCACgtttcctatttttattttttaactgtactctggcttccttccACACACCGCCGATAGGGTTTAAATCACAATACCATTTTTCATCCAGCTCAAGGTTTGAGTGTTGATGGTTGTGTACCACTTGTCCCGACGTCAGCTGTATTAGCGTCATGTTCCACAAGACCCTCATAAGGACGACGCTATAGAAAATGAAAGGATAAGCCTACTTGGGAGTATAATGCATGCCTTCCTTTTTAACGTTTTGTTCTTGTCTTCATTTGTTTTCCTCAGAATGTCATATTAACCAGTTACAGTATTGCCTGGACAAGATGAAAAGGGAGCAGAGTGATCAAGAGCTTATGACTAAGGAACAAATCAATGAACTTGAGACCAAGAataactcgtaagatcattaatTCTGACCTAATGCAGTGGttctgaaccttttttttgctcGTGTATCCCGCATTCTTTTTGTCTTACTTTGTATGATGAGGACCCTCTCACTCAAGGGTTTTGGTGATTCTCCGACAAAAGGATGTTACACAACTGATTTATGACATGAACATCGTTTTACTTTGCAAGTGTAACAATGCTCGAGGGTTCTGTTTTACTTCATTGAGCATTGTGCACTCTACTTTTGCAGTCATCTTCACAGGATGGCCACTGCTTGCAAGAGAAGCAACAGTACTGAACTTTTAGACAATTTGTCTAAACATGGAATGAACAGCAAGACTTTGCTATTAAATCCAGTTGTTCACTTCCCTTCTCCCTGATTTAAATGTTTACATGTTATTTTCagtaaaaacatgaacgtgATGTTTATTGTGATTTGAAAGAACAGACCACATTTTAAGACATTACCAGCCCCCCTACACaaaatgtatattatatattgtatatatatattaatatatatataaaatataaggcAAAGTCAAGTTATTTTCATGAATGATAGCACTGTACCTAAGTGGGTTGTCACTCACCATtctgatatttttcttttaggtTACAGCTGCGTCTCAACGAAATTTTAAAAGACAACAAAGACTGCAAAAGTAACTTTTCGCTGATGGAGCGAAAAGTGAATGAACTTGAAGAGGAGAACGGTGTCCTCTCGTCACAGGTATCGGCACTTGGTCAAACCTCAGAGGCATTCTCTTAACTATGTCCCGACAGGTTTAAAAAATCAGTCTGCCgattaaaaatcaaatataaatgtgttaaaaatgacacatttaattactggaaataaaaacacacagatCTCTTATGACTTCATCAATGAAATGTCTTGCGACGCAATCCATTCCTGGAACCAAAAAAAGAGagtaactttaaaaaatagatttacAAGTTGACCCCCACTCTGTGCGGGTAATGGGAACCATGCCAGCCCGCAAATAGCGTAAATCCGTGAATATTTGATGACCATTGAAATGCCGACAATATCGGCACGAAATGCAAAAGGAAATTTGTGAGTGATGGGGCTGTCCTAAGTGTGTCTTGGGTTGAACTATTCACCGTTTGGTTCATGACACATAAGTGTCGAAAGCTATCGGTATGCCTGTCAACACCCAAAGCAAGAGGAACTCACTAGTGATGGGCATGACTGTTCTTTGAACTGTATCAATTCATTTAAAAGCTATGCTAGTTTTTTGTAAAAACTAACCCAATGAAGACACGGCAGTGTGCCTTCGATCTTGGTGAACGGTGTTGTTGTCAGATATCACACTTGAGTGCTCACTGACCTACCGGTAAttacgaaaaacaaaaacatcacccCTGTAATGTATGTGGGGGTTATTATGTATTGGTGTGCATGTGtacatttgttcattcattgaCATTTTGAATAACGCAATCTAAATGTATGTCCTTAGAttagtaagataagataaaacctttattagtcacgcaatggagaaattcctgattcacagcagcaaagttatgaaaggaagaagtagaacaacataatataggagctgctggaaaggcagccactctcgcggcaccttttttaagtcaaaataacacaacacataggacacagacagtgaATTCCAATTAGAGAGTATTCCTACAAGGATGAATGAGTAGTGTTTTTGCTGGGTGGTTCCTTCCTTGGCAAATCAAAATCATTCATACGCAATACGTTCATTTCGTGAACTGGTGATATCGGTCTCATTTGTGAACCGAAAAGATATTgccttgaaaaatattttattttggcagTTTTGACCCTCCAATATTTTTTAGGTGCTCTAAAAAATTGGACAAATTACTCTTGGTTTTCCTCAGGGAATGAAAGGGGTGTGATCAGGTAGTGCATTCTCCAAATAAAAGCACCATCTTTTTATCGGTTAGTTTTGCCATGCAGTACCTGTGTTTGGGTCTCATTAGATTCGACAATTGGACATAAGGATGTAGGCGGTCTGTGTATAAAATACTGGTACACCCAAGTATTATGTTTCCTCAGATGCGTAGAGCCAATGCACAGCTGTTGATATTTCAAGCTGAAGTTGGCAGGCTGACCGAAACCTTAGCATCTGGTCAAGAGGAGTGGAGAGCCAAAATGGACTACCTACAGTCTGAACTCGGTCAAGCCACTGCACAGAAGGTAGGGGTGTCTACTACCTAATTGAGGTGCGACTCTTCCGTTGCCCTGGGATTTGAttctgaatacattttttattctaGATCTTTCCTTTGAATTAATCGTGTTGTAGGTTGCCGGTGTATTAACATTGTGTTAATATGCATATGATTGAGGCAATAGTTACAATAATGGTTGCTAACTAAATTATGCTAATACTTGATGACGCCATACAGCATTTTTATAACACAATAGACCaggaaacaagtccaaaatgaaCAGTGGCGTTTTACAGCACAGAGTATGTCAAAGTGATTACACATATGAGTTGAATATAAAGCTATTCTTTTAAAAACTAGAAATGAAATCCAACAATTCCAATGTTTAATACTTGGTTTTATTACAGGAGCTCCTGGCCGAACAAATTCAGATCCTCCAGGGGAAGATTTCATGTTTAGAAGATGAAATTAGAGGAGCTACAAAGCAGGATCTCGGAGAAAACATGGGGTCTGTAATGGAGGTAAATAAAGTGACTGTATCATGATGGGTTATTTGTTAAGTGAGGAGAGGAATTTGGACTCGGAAGGTGAAAAGTAACGAACGTCTATCTACGAAAATGCAAAGTAACGACGGAGCTAGCACTGACTGGGAGAAAGTGCAACATACATGTCACTCGGTAATCAGAGTTCACATACTGGAAGACACCTAGCCTACATGACATAAGGGTAACATAATAAAGGGATATGGCGACCCGATGGTTGACTGGTTaccacatcggcctcacagtgcagagttgagGCTACTGCCTTTCTGTgcggagattgcatgttctccccgtgcctgtgtgggttttctccaggtgctccggtttcctcccacattccaaaaacatgcctggcaggttattggaactttctaaattgtccctagatgcaAGAGTGAGCATGAATAGTtgtatgtctctgtgtgccctgcctactgcccgaagacggctgggatagcgaccctagtgaggataagtggatcagaaaatggagagaTGGATAATAAAGGCACAGCAACTGAGGCATCAAGGAACAAGTCACAAGATGAATCATATTTAATGCTTTGTTAAAGTATTAGCTTTAGtaattttgtatattttgaaaTTTCCAGAGAGATGAGCTGGAGTGTGAAATTGACCGCCTGAAGAACAAGCTGGACAGCACATTTGGCAGCTTGAAGAAGGCTGAGGCCAATGTGGAGGCCAAAATACTGCAGCTTTCAGCGTATGAGCAAGAAATCGCCAAACAGAAAGAACTCCTGGAGCAACAAAACCTTCAGATTGAAGACATTGTTCAAGCTAAGGATTGCATTTTGAAAGAGCTGCAAAAGGAAATCTCTGAGCAGAGAGCAGCCCTTCAAAAAGAGATCGATCATCTTAAATTTCAACTCGAGCAAGCAGAGCAGCAGAAAGCTCAGGAGATTAGTGAGCTCCAGAAGCTTATTGCTGCTTTACAACAAGAATTGGACACTCTTAGAGAAACTACTAGAGAGAAGGAACACCTCCTTAATCAGgccaaagaaaaagtgaaagaTCTTGAAACCAAGTTTCATGACCTAACCGCAATTTTGGTGGATAAAGATAATCAAATTAATCTTCTCAAAGAAGAAGTTAAGGTTATTACAATTGAAACTATGAAAAGCAAAGATGAAATTGAATCCAAAGACCAACTGCTGGCCCAACTACGACTAGAGACTTCTAATCAGCAAGTTGTTCTCCAGAATAGAATCCAGACGTTGACAGTTGAAGTGGAAAACCTGAGCTTGTCTGTTCAACGGGCTGAACAAGAAGTTCAACTTAAGCATGACCTCTTGGCTCGAACCGAACAAGAGAATATCAAGCAGAAGGAAGTGCTTCAGCAACAGATTTTAACCAGTGAGGTGGAGGCTTCCCGGCTTAGCACAGAGATCGAGGCCAGAAATGAGCAGCTTGTCATTTTGCACAAGGACAGTTCTAAGGAGTCTGAAATCCTTCAAGAACAGATAAACCATCTAAAAAGCCACGTTGATAGTCTGAATAACTCTTTGAAAAAGGCTGAAGACGATCTTCAATCTCTGAAGGAACTGCTCGCTCAGCAGGAGCAGGAAAGTGCTGGACAAAAAGACCTTTTGCTGCAGCAACTGTCGGTTTCTGAAGAGAGTGTAAGGACCATGAAGGCAGAGATCCAGACTAAAGAGGAGCATATCGCTTTATTAAACAAGCAGTTTTCAGAGACGTCACAACTTCTTCATCAAGACATCCACAGTTTAGAGGAACAGGTGGAAAGCCTCACTTCATCTTTGAAGAACGCTGAGGAGAATCTGAAATCCAAGGAGAGTCTGTTTGCCAAGCAGCATTCACAGAGTACTCTGGAAATGGAGAAACTGCAGACACAGATGATTTCTTCTCAAGAAGAGGTGAGCAGACTGATTTCAAAGCTCAATGCCAAGGAGGAACAGCTCAGTCTGCACATGAATGAGAGCTCCACACAGTCTGAACTGCTTGAACAGAAGATTGATAGTCTGGATAAACAACTAGAGAGTTTGAATCATTCTCTTTGTATTACAAAGGACCAAGTGAAGGCCAAAGAAGATTTAATTGTTAAGCTAGAGAAAGAGAACACTTTCCACATTGAGGCACTCAAAAAGCACAACATGGATCTTTTGCAGGAGGCCAAACAATTCAAGGAGGAAGTTCAAACCAAAGACCACCAGTTTGACTTGTTTAGAATAGAGAGCAGCAAGCAGTCGGAGTCGCTGAAGAATGAAATTCAGAGTCTCAAGAGACAAATACAAAGTGTCACTGAATCACTTCAAACTGCAGAGGaacaagtcaaaacaaaagttgATCTCCTGGAAAACAAGGAAATTGCGATTTCTACGGAAAGAAACAAGTATCAAAGCCTAACGGAATCCTCTTCTGCAGAAGTGACAATGCTGAGGGAGCGCATACAGGCTCTAGAGCAACAGCTTGCCACGCAGAAAGAGAGCTCTTTACAGACAGATATGCTACATAAAGAAATCGGCCAGCTAAAAGACCAGTTGGCAGCGGTGAATAATTTGCTCTCCGAAGCCGAGCAGAGGGTTGAGGCCCAGTCTGCTACGATGACAGCACAAGAGCAAGAATGCGTTCACCAGAAAAAGCTTCTAAACCATCAACTGTCTGCATCAGAGGCAGAGATGAGGAAGCTGACTGTGGAGATCCAAGTTAGAGACGAACGCATCATGCAACTGAATGCCAACCACTCTAAGCAGTCTGACTTGCTTGGTCAAGAGATCcaacatttaaagaaaaaagtagAGTCTCTGAGAGAAGCTGAAGAAGATATtcatattaaaaatgatttgttgACTCAGCAGCAGATGGAAAAAGACATGAAGCTTCAGGAGATGAGCCAAAAAGAGGAGATCCTACAGAAACGCCTTTGCTCCTTTGAAACAGAAATTCTGAAGCTCAGAGAATGTCACGATGAGAAGCAGAAACTCCTCATTAAGACTGAAGAGGAACTTGACCTGCTCAAGTCTGAGTTGGCTGCTGTCAAAACCCAAACAGCTGAGAAAGACCACAGCCTCAACACCCTTAATGCTGAGCTTGCCATCCAAGCAAAGTTGGTTCAAAAGGCGAAGCAGGAGGCTCAGGATAATGCCAAGATGCTTGCTAAGATCCAGGAAGAGGCTGCCAAAACGACACATGCACTTAAACTCGAGCTCGTGGACCTTAAAAGACAATTGGAAGTCATGTCTCTCCAACGGACAGATAAAGGGCAGCAGATACTCGAAACCCAGCAATTGTCTCCTCATCTGATGGAGGAACTGCAGCTGTCTCAGCCAGATGTGAGCAAGATgaaggtgacccccccccccccacctcccatttCTACCTAAAGTACAAGTAATGTAAATTCCATGCCAGAAGATGGCAAATGGAGGCCACA
Protein-coding sequences here:
- the numa1 gene encoding nuclear mitotic apparatus protein 1 isoform X7 encodes the protein MAFLNLGVKALLSWVNNIILAHREINIEELRDGEFLLRVVHKLKKEPNPPLIQSTEERFKVIAEFVENDCRFSPTKGTSLSWDNIRNGVNLTVEIAKVLLLLVYHDMMSERCTLKTLDCEVEREIANLTISFVMESHGSVFLSSGLDAYLAKRYLPVPPEILTRTASTSSSSASTASTLSDEDSPVFHCTKKITFVDMHTVASSSVSKSPLQDIMNTPKFQLRKIQRQMIKEQDYRDGLEKELAGKISLITQRECHINQLQYCLDKMKREQSDQELMTKEQINELETKNNSLQLRLNEILKDNKDCKSNFSLMERKVNELEEENGVLSSQMRRANAQLLIFQAEVGRLTETLASGQEEWRAKMDYLQSELGQATAQKELLAEQIQILQGKISCLEDEIRGATKQDLGENMGSVMERDELECEIDRLKNKLDSTFGSLKKAEANVEAKILQLSAYEQEIAKQKELLEQQNLQIEDIVQAKDCILKELQKEISEQRAALQKEIDHLKFQLEQAEQQKAQEISELQKLIAALQQELDTLRETTREKEHLLNQAKEKVKDLETKFHDLTAILVDKDNQINLLKEEVKVITIETMKSKDEIESKDQLLAQLRLETSNQQVVLQNRIQTLTVEVENLSLSVQRAEQEVQLKHDLLARTEQENIKQKEVLQQQILTSEVEASRLSTEIEARNEQLVILHKDSSKESEILQEQINHLKSHVDSLNNSLKKAEDDLQSLKELLAQQEQESAGQKDLLLQQLSVSEESVRTMKAEIQTKEEHIALLNKQFSETSQLLHQDIHSLEEQVESLTSSLKNAEENLKSKESLFAKQHSQSTLEMEKLQTQMISSQEEVSRLISKLNAKEEQLSLHMNESSTQSELLEQKIDSLDKQLESLNHSLCITKDQVKAKEDLIVKLEKENTFHIEALKKHNMDLLQEAKQFKEEVQTKDHQFDLFRIESSKQSESLKNEIQSLKRQIQSVTESLQTAEEQVKTKVDLLENKEIAISTERNKYQSLTESSSAEVTMLRERIQALEQQLATQKESSLQTDMLHKEIGQLKDQLAAVNNLLSEAEQRVEAQSATMTAQEQECVHQKKLLNHQLSASEAEMRKLTVEIQVRDERIMQLNANHSKQSDLLGQEIQHLKKKVESLREAEEDIHIKNDLLTQQQMEKDMKLQEMSQKEEILQKRLCSFETEILKLRECHDEKQKLLIKTEEELDLLKSELAAVKTQTAEKDHSLNTLNAELAIQAKLVQKAKQEAQDNAKMLAKIQEEAAKTTHALKLELVDLKRQLEVMSLQRTDKGQQILETQQLSPHLMEELQLSQPDVSKMKVAFADLNLCTHNQIPGHQGGMLESFYLEVPGSHSNVHTKVEPKKIMSSDSLDQSSLEDLLNNTRTISAPDESSTPLVRSSERLAAKRHGLKAESLETLYFTPINTRHINRTTAESNTEVDLRYTNPLSSVKRRRTTQVINITMTKKTPGGVEGEETFYSLASAYSQPNLASAHGSRPVSMEVFDTPARMTATASDQLSGLPGYRRSTLHSQTASTFGVGAENEPEGAPDDWMRIAELQARNKACRPHLKSSYPAEFEAGCKSALPFTDEDVRTGDPTETIRRASVMPGQLQDSLASHRHSLAAVQSSTAAGIRSHRLSLMADHPTSKSISSSQLKSPRFTKRAASTLCVPQTSPEKKLKGSCFPRPLTPKNKNVNSGPSNSQLDPVISPVNRRQSMMFTIDNTPNKSSNNYLKRGLNKLRSSTRKSPSNTSKNAMQKENKHVAVSRAAAGRAGRGGSSKSPQVICKENRKSPQTTSRSPRLTASARKNCVSFNHENLPEE
- the numa1 gene encoding nuclear mitotic apparatus protein 1 isoform X3 is translated as MAFLNLGVKALLSWVNNIILAHREINIEELRDGEFLLRVVHKLKKEPNPPLIQSTEERFKVIAEFVENDCRFSPTKGTSLSWDNIRNGVNLTVEIAKVLLLLVYHDMMSERCTLKTLDCEVEREIANLTISFVMESHGSVFLSSGLDAYLAKRYLPVPPEILTRTASTSSSSASTASTLSDEDSPVFHCTKKITFVDMHTVASSSVSKSPLQDIMNTPKFQLRKIQRQMIKEQDYRDGLEKELAGKISLITQRECHINQLQYCLDKMKREQSDQELMTKEQINELETKNNSLQLRLNEILKDNKDCKSNFSLMERKVNELEEENGVLSSQMRRANAQLLIFQAEVGRLTETLASGQEEWRAKMDYLQSELGQATAQKELLAEQIQILQGKISCLEDEIRGATKQDLGENMGSVMERDELECEIDRLKNKLDSTFGSLKKAEANVEAKILQLSAYEQEIAKQKELLEQQNLQIEDIVQAKDCILKELQKEISEQRAALQKEIDHLKFQLEQAEQQKAQEISELQKLIAALQQELDTLRETTREKEHLLNQAKEKVKDLETKFHDLTAILVDKDNQINLLKEEVKVITIETMKSKDEIESKDQLLAQLRLETSNQQVVLQNRIQTLTVEVENLSLSVQRAEQEVQLKHDLLARTEQENIKQKEVLQQQILTSEVEASRLSTEIEARNEQLVILHKDSSKESEILQEQINHLKSHVDSLNNSLKKAEDDLQSLKELLAQQEQESAGQKDLLLQQLSVSEESVRTMKAEIQTKEEHIALLNKQFSETSQLLHQDIHSLEEQVESLTSSLKNAEENLKSKESLFAKQHSQSTLEMEKLQTQMISSQEEVSRLISKLNAKEEQLSLHMNESSTQSELLEQKIDSLDKQLESLNHSLCITKDQVKAKEDLIVKLEKENTFHIEALKKHNMDLLQEAKQFKEEVQTKDHQFDLFRIESSKQSESLKNEIQSLKRQIQSVTESLQTAEEQVKTKVDLLENKEIAISTERNKYQSLTESSSAEVTMLRERIQALEQQLATQKESSLQTDMLHKEIGQLKDQLAAVNNLLSEAEQRVEAQSATMTAQEQECVHQKKLLNHQLSASEAEMRKLTVEIQVRDERIMQLNANHSKQSDLLGQEIQHLKKKVESLREAEEDIHIKNDLLTQQQMEKDMKLQEMSQKEEILQKRLCSFETEILKLRECHDEKQKLLIKTEEELDLLKSELAAVKTQTAEKDHSLNTLNAELAIQAKLVQKAKQEAQDNAKMLAKIQEEAAKTTHALKLELVDLKRQLEVMSLQRTDKGQQILETQQLSPHLMEELQLSQPDVSKMKVAFADLNLCTHNQIPGHQGGMLESFYLEVPGSHSNVHTKVEPKKIMSSDSLDQSSLEDLLNNTRTISAPDESSTPLVRSSERLAAKRHGLKAESLETLYFTPINTRHINRTTAESNTEVDLRYTNPLSSVKRRRTTQVINITMTKKTPGGVEGEETFYSLASAYSQPNLASAHGSRPVSMEVFDTPARMTATASDQLSGLPGYRRSTLHSQTASTFGVGAENEPEGAPDDWMRIAELQARNKACLPHLKSSYPVEFEAGWKSVLPFTDEDVRTGDPTETIRRASVMPGQLQDSLASHRHSLAAVQSSTTAGVRSHSLSLMAHHPTSKSVGTSQLKSPRFTKRAASTLCVPQTSPEVDRRQSLMFTVDNTPKNNGSSNYLKRGLNKLRSSTRKSPGKTSKRSPVNAVQNKNKQAATSRTVARRAARGGSFKSPQMVLRENKKSPQTLSKSPQLTTSARKKTPGGVEGEETFYSLASAHSQPNLSSAHGSRPVSIEVFDTPAKMTATASDQFSSLPGYRRSTLHSQTASTFGVGAENEPEGAPDDWMRIAELQARNKACRPHLKSSYPAEFEAGCKSALPFTDEDVRTGDPTETIRRASVMPGQLQDSLASHRHSLAAVQSSTAAGIRSHRLSLMADHPTSKSISSSQLKSPRFTKRAASTLCVPQTSPEKKLKGSCFPRPLTPKNKNVNSGPSNSQLDPVISPVNRRQSMMFTIDNTPNKSSNNYLKRGLNKLRSSTRKSPSNTSKNAMQKENKHVAVSRAAAGRAGRGGSSKSPQVICKENRKSPQTTSRSPRLTASARKMKRRMV
- the numa1 gene encoding nuclear mitotic apparatus protein 1 isoform X1 translates to MAFLNLGVKALLSWVNNIILAHREINIEELRDGEFLLRVVHKLKKEPNPPLIQSTEERFKVIAEFVENDCRFSPTKGTSLSWDNIRNGVNLTVEIAKVLLLLVYHDMMSERCTLKTLDCEVEREIANLTISFVMESHGSVFLSSGLDAYLAKRYLPVPPEILTRTASTSSSSASTASTLSDEDSPVFHCTKKITFVDMHTVASSSVSKSPLQDIMNTPKFQLRKIQRQMIKEQDYRDGLEKELAGKISLITQRECHINQLQYCLDKMKREQSDQELMTKEQINELETKNNSLQLRLNEILKDNKDCKSNFSLMERKVNELEEENGVLSSQMRRANAQLLIFQAEVGRLTETLASGQEEWRAKMDYLQSELGQATAQKELLAEQIQILQGKISCLEDEIRGATKQDLGENMGSVMERDELECEIDRLKNKLDSTFGSLKKAEANVEAKILQLSAYEQEIAKQKELLEQQNLQIEDIVQAKDCILKELQKEISEQRAALQKEIDHLKFQLEQAEQQKAQEISELQKLIAALQQELDTLRETTREKEHLLNQAKEKVKDLETKFHDLTAILVDKDNQINLLKEEVKVITIETMKSKDEIESKDQLLAQLRLETSNQQVVLQNRIQTLTVEVENLSLSVQRAEQEVQLKHDLLARTEQENIKQKEVLQQQILTSEVEASRLSTEIEARNEQLVILHKDSSKESEILQEQINHLKSHVDSLNNSLKKAEDDLQSLKELLAQQEQESAGQKDLLLQQLSVSEESVRTMKAEIQTKEEHIALLNKQFSETSQLLHQDIHSLEEQVESLTSSLKNAEENLKSKESLFAKQHSQSTLEMEKLQTQMISSQEEVSRLISKLNAKEEQLSLHMNESSTQSELLEQKIDSLDKQLESLNHSLCITKDQVKAKEDLIVKLEKENTFHIEALKKHNMDLLQEAKQFKEEVQTKDHQFDLFRIESSKQSESLKNEIQSLKRQIQSVTESLQTAEEQVKTKVDLLENKEIAISTERNKYQSLTESSSAEVTMLRERIQALEQQLATQKESSLQTDMLHKEIGQLKDQLAAVNNLLSEAEQRVEAQSATMTAQEQECVHQKKLLNHQLSASEAEMRKLTVEIQVRDERIMQLNANHSKQSDLLGQEIQHLKKKVESLREAEEDIHIKNDLLTQQQMEKDMKLQEMSQKEEILQKRLCSFETEILKLRECHDEKQKLLIKTEEELDLLKSELAAVKTQTAEKDHSLNTLNAELAIQAKLVQKAKQEAQDNAKMLAKIQEEAAKTTHALKLELVDLKRQLEVMSLQRTDKGQQILETQQLSPHLMEELQLSQPDVSKMKVAFADLNLCTHNQIPGHQGGMLESFYLEVPGSHSNVHTKVEPKKIMSSDSLDQSSLEDLLNNTRTISAPDESSTPLVRSSERLAAKRHGLKAESLETLYFTPINTRHINRTTAESNTEVDLRYTNPLSSVKRRRTTQVINITMTKKTPGGVEGEETFYSLASAYSQPNLASAHGSRPVSMEVFDTPARMTATASDQLSGLPGYRRSTLHSQTASTFGVGAENEPEGAPDDWMRIAELQARNKACLPHLKSSYPVEFEAGWKSVLPFTDEDVRTGDPTETIRRASVMPGQLQDSLASHRHSLAAVQSSTTAGVRSHSLSLMAHHPTSKSVGTSQLKSPRFTKRAASTLCVPQTSPEVDRRQSLMFTVDNTPKNNGSSNYLKRGLNKLRSSTRKSPGKTSKRSPVNAVQNKNKQAATSRTVARRAARGGSFKSPQMVLRENKKSPQTLSKSPQLTTSARKKTPGGVEGEETFYSLASAHSQPNLSSAHGSRPVSIEVFDTPAKMTATASDQFSSLPGYRRSTLHSQTASTFGVGAENEPEGAPDDWMRIAELQARNKACRPHLKSSYPAEFEAGCKSALPFTDEDVRTGDPTETIRRASVMPGQLQDSLASHRHSLAAVQSSTAAGIRSHRLSLMADHPTSKSISSSQLKSPRFTKRAASTLCVPQTSPEKKLKGSCFPRPLTPKNKNVNSGPSNSQLDPVISPVNRRQSMMFTIDNTPNKSSNNYLKRGLNKLRSSTRKSPSNTSKNAMQKENKHVAVSRAAAGRAGRGGSSKSPQVICKENRKSPQTTSRSPRLTASARKNCVSFNHENLPEE
- the numa1 gene encoding nuclear mitotic apparatus protein 1 isoform X4, giving the protein MAFLNLGVKALLSWVNNIILAHREINIEELRDGEFLLRVVHKLKKEPNPPLIQSTEERFKVIAEFVENDCRFSPTKGTSLSWDNIRNGVNLTVEIAKVLLLLVYHDMMSERCTLKTLDCEVEREIANLTISFVMESHGSVFLSSGLDAYLAKRYLPVPPEILTRTASTSSSSASTASTLSDEDSPVFHCTKKITFVDMHTVASSSVSKSPLQDIMNTPKFQLRKIQRQMIKEQDYRDGLEKELAGKISLITQRECHINQLQYCLDKMKREQSDQELMTKEQINELETKNNSLQLRLNEILKDNKDCKSNFSLMERKVNELEEENGVLSSQMRRANAQLLIFQAEVGRLTETLASGQEEWRAKMDYLQSELGQATAQKELLAEQIQILQGKISCLEDEIRGATKQDLGENMGSVMERDELECEIDRLKNKLDSTFGSLKKAEANVEAKILQLSAYEQEIAKQKELLEQQNLQIEDIVQAKDCILKELQKEISEQRAALQKEIDHLKFQLEQAEQQKAQEISELQKLIAALQQELDTLRETTREKEHLLNQAKEKVKDLETKFHDLTAILVDKDNQINLLKEEVKVITIETMKSKDEIESKDQLLAQLRLETSNQQVVLQNRIQTLTVEVENLSLSVQRAEQEVQLKHDLLARTEQENIKQKEVLQQQILTSEVEASRLSTEIEARNEQLVILHKDSSKESEILQEQINHLKSHVDSLNNSLKKAEDDLQSLKELLAQQEQESAGQKDLLLQQLSVSEESVRTMKAEIQTKEEHIALLNKQFSETSQLLHQDIHSLEEQVESLTSSLKNAEENLKSKESLFAKQHSQSTLEMEKLQTQMISSQEEVSRLISKLNAKEEQLSLHMNESSTQSELLEQKIDSLDKQLESLNHSLCITKDQVKAKEDLIVKLEKENTFHIEALKKHNMDLLQEAKQFKEEVQTKDHQFDLFRIESSKQSESLKNEIQSLKRQIQSVTESLQTAEEQVKTKVDLLENKEIAISTERNKYQSLTESSSAEVTMLRERIQALEQQLATQKESSLQTDMLHKEIGQLKDQLAAVNNLLSEAEQRVEAQSATMTAQEQECVHQKKLLNHQLSASEAEMRKLTVEIQVRDERIMQLNANHSKQSDLLGQEIQHLKKKVESLREAEEDIHIKNDLLTQQQMEKDMKLQEMSQKEEILQKRLCSFETEILKLRECHDEKQKLLIKTEEELDLLKSELAAVKTQTAEKDHSLNTLNAELAIQAKLVQKAKQEAQDNAKMLAKIQEEAAKTTHALKLELVDLKRQLEVMSLQRTDKGQQILETQQLSPHLMEELQLSQPDVSKMKVAFADLNLCTHNQIPGHQGGMLESFYLEVPGSHSNVHTKVEPKKIMSSDSLDQSSLEDLLNNTRTISAPDESSTPLVRSSERLAAKRHGLKAESLETLYFTPINTRHINRTTAESNTEVDLRYTNPLSSVKRRRTTQVINITMTKKTPGGVEGEETFYSLASAYSQPNLASAHGSRPVSMEVFDTPARMTATASDQLSGLPGYRRSTLHSQTASTFGVGAENEPEGAPDDWMRIAELQARNKACLPHLKSSYPVEFEAGCKSALPFTDEDVRTGDPTETIRRASVMPGQLQDSLASHRHSLAAVQSSTAAGIRSHRLSLMADHPTSKSISSSQLKSPRFTKRAASTLCVPQTSPEKKLKGSCFPRPLTPKNKNVNSGPSNSQLDPVISPVNRRQSMMFTIDNTPNKSSNNYLKRGLNKLRSSTRKSPSNTSKNAMQKENKHVAVSRAAAGRAGRGGSSKSPQVICKENRKSPQTTSRSPRLTASARKNCVSFNHENLPEE